A genomic stretch from Amphiura filiformis unplaced genomic scaffold, Afil_fr2py scaffold_30, whole genome shotgun sequence includes:
- the LOC140143871 gene encoding uncharacterized protein isoform X1, giving the protein MASSRQNKFDTKQQLINHTYLTRTSSELNELRKEGRFCDVTITAGDDRFQAHKVVLSCATSYFRNMFACHWKENEENEVEVPGIGEFFEPILDFAYTGKFYVSLNTVVGILGLACYMGFTEVMQECADFLISLTDSFSIDDCLKIWFHAKDHDLLSDLAQCYHKHLMKNFIKCIESELCLESVPVDFILKGLCDEEIETDSCTEEQILQVTIKWVRHKWEDRQCYTVDILKKIRLGLIPGDRLKEILGDEILAKPGCEEMMEEVVKLQATMEEAVVPLMISHPALFATRNTIKTVISAEDVEDSTLFIECTTNTGCYKLTQLADIPNKSPYHSEEDPDYVHGFKVFVIDTGHLYVAGANENPPTDDPEEEAEHIKWASENNFFKYDWDKNEWIILPPMPTIHLLPILLQLDDYLYSIAFMEFAHVQIIQRYSLSHQTWERILLGHQLNFSISSAVVIGGYILFVGFYQQFVLYKPEQSKWYKVSVSVHETVRYVTKNRRCSTQCLQVHKGICYLVQIPRYNEGDVCGNEVIRLACNFDNDEPTVTFAEIVDEMETFGTYVRCLARQLFTFDKRKLGMTKIACECKSHFQWKHVLTDARTHVWKRR; this is encoded by the exons ATGGCATCATCTCGGCAAAATAAATTTGACACAAAACAGCAATTGATAAATCATACGTACTTAACTCGCACATCATCAGAACTCAATGAACTGAGAAAAGAAGGTCGATTCTGTGACGTCACCATTACAGCTGGAGATGACAGGTTCCAGGCGCACAAAGTCGTTCTGAGTTGCGCCACCAGCTACTTCCGTAACATGTTCGCATGTCATTGgaaagaaaatgaagaaaatgaggTTGAAGTTCCTGGAATTGGGGAATTTTTTGAACCAATATTAGACTTTGCATATACTGGAAAGTTTTATGTGTCTCTGAACACAGTTGTAGGGATTCTGGGATTAGCTTGTTACATGGGTTTCACAGAGGTCATGCAAGAATGTGCTGACTTCCTGATTAGTTTGACAGATTCATTCTCCATTGATGACTGTTTAAAGATCTGGTTCCATGCAAAGGATCATGATCTGCTGTCTGACCTTGCCCAGTGTTATCATAAACATCTCATGAAAAACTTTATCAAGTGCATTGAGTCGGAGTTGTGTCTGGAATCTGTTCCTGTAGATTTCATCTTGAAAGGACTTTGCGATGAAGAAATTGAGACGGATTCATGTACTGAAGAGCAG ATCTTACAGGTGACCATCAAATGGGTTAGACATAAATGGGAGGATCGTCAATGCTATACAGTTGATATCCTGAAGAAAATACGCCTTGGCTTGATACCAGGAGACAGACTCAAGGAGATCCTTGGTGATGAGATACTTGCTAAACCAGGGTGCGAGGAGATGATGGAGGAGGTTGTCAAGTTACAG GCTACGATGGAGGAAGCTGTGGTGCCTTTGATGATTAGTCATCCTGCCTTATTTGCTACTAGAAACACAATAAAG ACTGTAATTTCCGCAGAAGATGTTGAGGATTCTACATTGTTTATAGAATGCACTACCAATACAGGCTGCTACAAGCTTACTCAACTAGCAGACATCCCCAACAAGAGTCCTTATCATTCAGAAGAAGATCCAGATTATGTGCATGGGTTTAAAGTTTTTGTTATAGATACAGGCCACCTTTACGTTGCAGGTGCAAATGAAAACCCTCCAACAGATGAcccagaagaagaagcagaacatATCAAGTGGGCATCTGAAAATAACTTCTTCAAGTATGATTGGGATAAGAATGAGTGGATAATCCTGCCACCGATGCCTACTATCCACTTGCTTCCGATTCTTCTTCAGTTGGATGATTATTTATACTCCATTGCATTCATGGAGTTTGCACATGTGCAAATAATTCAGCGGTACAGTTTATCCCATCAGACTTGGGAACGTATATTATTAGGGCATCAACTGAATTTCAGCATAAGTAGTGCTGTAGTGATTGGTGGATACATATTGTTTGTAGGTTTCTATCAGCAGTTTGTACTGTATAAACCAGAGCAGAGTAAATGGTATAAAGTGTCTGTGAGTGTCCATGAAACGGTAAGATACGTCACTAAAAACAGGAGATGCAGCACACAGTGCTTGCAAGTTCACAAAGGTATCTGCTACTTGGTCCAAATACCTAGATATAATGAAGGTGATGTATGTGGCAATGAAGTGATCCGGCTTGCTTGCAACTTTGATAACGATGAGCCCACTGTTACTTTTGCAGAGATCGTGGATGAGATGGAGACATTTGGCACATATGTGAGGTGTTTAGCCCGACAATTGTTCACATTTGACAAGCGGAAGCTAGGAATGACAAAGATTGCATGTGAATGCAAATCCCACTTCCAATGGAAGCATGTGTTAACTGATGCAAGAACACATGTGTGGAAGAGGCGATGA
- the LOC140143871 gene encoding kelch-like protein 32 isoform X2 yields the protein MASSRQNKFDTKQQLINHTYLTRTSSELNELRKEGRFCDVTITAGDDRFQAHKVVLSCATSYFRNMFACHWKENEENEVEVPGIGEFFEPILDFAYTGKFYVSLNTVVGILGLACYMGFTEVMQECADFLISLTDSFSIDDCLKIWFHAKDHDLLSDLAQCYHKHLMKNFIKCIESELCLESVPVDFILKGLCDEEIETDSCTEEQILQVTIKWVRHKWEDRQCYTVDILKKIRLGLIPGDRLKEILGDEILAKPGCEEMMEEVVKLQATMEEAVVPLMISHPALFATRNTIKALIYTDEVEDSALFIECTTNTGCFKLTQLADIPNKCPYHSQEDEEYYDHGFRAFVTDTGHLYVAGANGNPPTDDPEEEAEHMKWVSENNFFKYDWDKNEWIVLPPMPSIQSLPILLQLDDYIYSIAYMECDIIPTQIIQRFSLSHQTWERISGHKLNLVVQSAAVIGGYILFLGFLQQFVLYKPEQNKWFEMSGSVHETVRYITERSYKRQYLLVHKGICYFVHIPKYIEGDVCDIKVIRLACNFNNNEPTVTFAERVDEMETFGTYAGYLNLPLFTFDKRKLGMTRTACECKSHPALPMGVLE from the exons ATGGCATCATCTCGGCAAAATAAATTTGACACAAAACAGCAATTGATAAATCATACGTACTTAACTCGCACATCATCAGAACTCAATGAACTGAGAAAAGAAGGTCGATTCTGTGACGTCACCATTACAGCTGGAGATGACAGGTTCCAGGCGCACAAAGTCGTTCTGAGTTGCGCCACCAGCTACTTCCGTAACATGTTCGCATGTCATTGgaaagaaaatgaagaaaatgaggTTGAAGTTCCTGGAATTGGGGAATTTTTTGAACCAATATTAGACTTTGCATATACTGGAAAGTTTTATGTGTCTCTGAACACAGTTGTAGGGATTCTGGGATTAGCTTGTTACATGGGTTTCACAGAGGTCATGCAAGAATGTGCTGACTTCCTGATTAGTTTGACAGATTCATTCTCCATTGATGACTGTTTAAAGATCTGGTTCCATGCAAAGGATCATGATCTGCTGTCTGACCTTGCCCAGTGTTATCATAAACATCTCATGAAAAACTTTATCAAGTGCATTGAGTCGGAGTTGTGTCTGGAATCTGTTCCTGTAGATTTCATCTTGAAAGGACTTTGCGATGAAGAAATTGAGACGGATTCATGTACTGAAGAGCAG ATCTTACAGGTGACCATCAAATGGGTTAGACATAAATGGGAGGATCGTCAATGCTATACAGTTGATATCCTGAAGAAAATACGCCTTGGCTTGATACCAGGAGACAGACTCAAGGAGATCCTTGGTGATGAGATACTTGCTAAACCAGGGTGCGAGGAGATGATGGAGGAGGTTGTCAAGTTACAG GCTACGATGGAGGAAGCTGTGGTGCCTTTGATGATTAGTCATCCTGCCTTATTTGCTACTAGAAACACAATAAAG GCTTTAATATACACAGATGAGGTTGAGGATTCAGCATTATTTATAGAATGCACTACCAATACAGGCTGCTTCAAGCTTACTCAACTAGCAGACATCCCCAACAAATGTCCTTATCATTCACAAGAAGATGAAGAATATTACGACCATGGCTTTAGAGCATTTGTTACAGATACAGGCCACTTGTATGTTGCAGGTGCAAATGGAAATCCTCCAACAGATGAcccagaagaagaagcagaacatATGAAGTGGGTATCTGAAAATAACTTCTTCAAGTATGATTGGGATAAGAATGAGTGGATAGTCCTGCCACCGATGCCTAGTATCCAGTCGCTTCCGATTCTTCTTCAGTTGGATGATTATATATACTCCATTGCATATATGGAGTGTGATATAATACCTACACAGATAATTCAGAGGTTCAGTTTATCCCATCAGACTTGGGAGCGTATATCGGGACATAAACTGAATCTTGTCGTACAAAGTGCTGCAGTGATTGGTGGATACATATTGTTTTTAGGTTTCCTTCAGCAATTTGTACTTTATAAACCAGAGCAGAATAAATGGTTTGAAATGTCTGGGAGTGTCCACGAAACGGTAAGATACATCACTGAGAGAAGCTACAAACGTCAGTACTTGCTAGTTCACAAAGGGATCTGCTACTTTGTCCATATACCCAAATATATTGAAGGGGATGTATGTGACATTAAGGTGATCCGGCTTGCTTGCAACTTTAATAACAATGAGCCCACTGTTACATTTGCAGAGAGGGTGGATGAGATGGAGACATTTGGCACATATGCGGGGTATTTAAACCTACCATTGTTCACATTTGACAAGCGGAAACTAGGAATGACAAGGACTGCATGTGAATGCAAGTCCCACCCTGCACTTCCAATGGGTGTGTTAGAATAA
- the LOC140143871 gene encoding kelch-like protein 32 isoform X3, with product MASSRQNKFDTKQQLINHTYLTRTSSELNELRKEGRFCDVTITAGDDRFQAHKVVLSCATSYFRNMFACHWKENEENEVEVPGIGEFFEPILDFAYTGKFYVSLNTVVGILGLACYMGFTEVMQECADFLISLTDSFSIDDCLKIWFHAKDHDLLSDLAQCYHKHLMKNFIKCIESELCLESVPVDFILKGLCDEEIETDSCTEEQILQVTIKWVRHKWEDRQCYTVDILKKIRLGLIPGDRLKEILGDEILAKPGCEEMMEEVVKLQATMEEAVVPLMISHPALFATRNTIKAVISTKNVEDYTLFIECSTNSGCYKLTQLADIPNKSPYHSEEDQDYLHGFTAFVMDTGHLYVAGANDSSPIELDPEEEADHIKWASENNFFKYDWDKNEWIVLPPMPIIQFIPIILQVDDYLYSIAFLENGVPIQRYSLSHQTWECISEQKLNCQILSAVVIDGYILFVGDVYNIGFDHQKFVLYKPDQNKWFEVSVNKMVYTEDSRRYIKQYLVVHKGICFFVRVPNKDESDEVIRLACNFEYNEPTITFVEMVDELETFGTFAQCLDKPLFTFDKRKLGMTKIACECKSHSQWMC from the exons ATGGCATCATCTCGGCAAAATAAATTTGACACAAAACAGCAATTGATAAATCATACGTACTTAACTCGCACATCATCAGAACTCAATGAACTGAGAAAAGAAGGTCGATTCTGTGACGTCACCATTACAGCTGGAGATGACAGGTTCCAGGCGCACAAAGTCGTTCTGAGTTGCGCCACCAGCTACTTCCGTAACATGTTCGCATGTCATTGgaaagaaaatgaagaaaatgaggTTGAAGTTCCTGGAATTGGGGAATTTTTTGAACCAATATTAGACTTTGCATATACTGGAAAGTTTTATGTGTCTCTGAACACAGTTGTAGGGATTCTGGGATTAGCTTGTTACATGGGTTTCACAGAGGTCATGCAAGAATGTGCTGACTTCCTGATTAGTTTGACAGATTCATTCTCCATTGATGACTGTTTAAAGATCTGGTTCCATGCAAAGGATCATGATCTGCTGTCTGACCTTGCCCAGTGTTATCATAAACATCTCATGAAAAACTTTATCAAGTGCATTGAGTCGGAGTTGTGTCTGGAATCTGTTCCTGTAGATTTCATCTTGAAAGGACTTTGCGATGAAGAAATTGAGACGGATTCATGTACTGAAGAGCAG ATCTTACAGGTGACCATCAAATGGGTTAGACATAAATGGGAGGATCGTCAATGCTATACAGTTGATATCCTGAAGAAAATACGCCTTGGCTTGATACCAGGAGACAGACTCAAGGAGATCCTTGGTGATGAGATACTTGCTAAACCAGGGTGCGAGGAGATGATGGAGGAGGTTGTCAAGTTACAG GCTACGATGGAGGAAGCTGTGGTGCCTTTGATGATTAGTCATCCTGCCTTATTTGCTACTAGAAACACAATAAAG GCTGTGATTTCCACAAAAAATGTTGAGGATTATACATTGTTTATAGAATGCAGTACCAATTCGGGCTGCTACAAGCTTACTCAACTAGCCGACATCCCCAACAAGAGTCCTTATCATTCAGAAGAAGATCAAGATTATTTGCATGGCTTTACAGCATTTGTTATGGATACAGGCCATCTTTATGTTGCAGGTGCAAACGATAGTTCTCCGATAGAATTGGATCCAGAAGAAGAAGCAGATCATATCAAGTGGGCATCTGAAAATAACTTCTTCAAGTATGATTGGGATAAGAATGAGTGGATAGTCCTGCCACCGATGCCTATTATCCAGTTCATTCCAATTATTCTTCAGGTGGATGATTATTTGTACTCCATTGCATTCTTGGAGAATGGAGTACCTATTCAAAGATACAGTTTATCCCATCAGACTTGGGAATGCATATCAGAACAGAAACTGAATTGCCAAATATTAAGTGCTGTAGTGATTGATGGATACATATTGTTTGTTGGTGATGTCTATAACATAGGATTTGACCATCAGAAGTTTGTTCTTTATAAACCAGACCAAAATAAATGGTTTGAAGTGTCTGTCAACAAAATGGTATATACTGAAGACAGCCGTAGATACATCAAACAGTACTTGGTAGTTCACAAAGGTATCTGCTTCTTTGTCAGAGTGCCCAATAAGGATGAAAGTGATGAGGTGATCCGGCTTGCTTGCAACTTTGAATACAATGAGCCCACTATCACATTTGTAGAGATGGTGGATGAGTTAGAGACATTTGGCACATTTGCACAGTGTTTAGACAAGCCATTGTTCACATTTGACAAGCGGAAGCTAGGAATGACAAAGATTGCATGTGAATGCAAGTCCCATTCCCAATGGATGTGCTAG